DNA from Megalops cyprinoides isolate fMegCyp1 chromosome 14, fMegCyp1.pri, whole genome shotgun sequence:
TAAGTATTTGCCTGTgtacatattgtttttgttgctaCAGACTTTGGTGAGCCTGCCTTGGACTGAAATTGCAACTTAATtacaaatatgaaagaaaatgtagtATGGGAAAATGCAGAGTCAggtttgatggaaaaaaagtcaCTTCTGAATACCTGGATGGTTTTCACTGGATTGATCCTGCAGGCCACATCTGCAGCACAATCTCCCCTGTGCACCATTTGGTGAATAGTCCTAGCTCTATCACAATGCCACTGGTTTTACGCATTTATGTCACCCAGCAATTCACAGCAATGAGAGAGAAGCAGCATTGGTGCctttacaatttaaaacaaaggcaATAAGCAACCCGCTTCCTCCTTGTGCCTAGATCAGTAACCCCCTTCCCACCCATTTCTCCCCAGGTATTGCCCTGCTATACCTGCACCTCTCCAACGTCTTTGGGGAGCCCTCTTTCCTACAGAGGGCGCTGGACTACGTGAGCCGCAGCCTGCAGTGCTTAACACGCCGCTGGGTGACCTTCCTTTGCGGAGATGCGGGGCCTCTGGCGGTGGCTGCCGTGGTCTACCATAGGCtgcagaggagacaggaggcTGATGAGTGTCTAAgcaggtcagtgctgctgagaGCACATTTTTTTTAGTGCTGTGAATATGTTTATATCGGAAGATTTATCACTGCATCTCAGAACTCTGAAGATGTTTTGAAGGTAGGTGTTCATGAAGTTGTAAAGATAACTTGCTCAGGTGTGTCTCACTCTTGTCTCTTGGCGTCTCCAggctgctccagctccaccGGTCCGTGGTGAAGGGGGAGGGTAGTCTGCCGGATGAGCTTCTGTACGGCAGGATCGGCTACCTCTCCTCCCTGGTTTTCGTCAACCAGCAGTTTGAAGAGGAGAAGATTCCCATGCAGTACATCCAGCTGGTCCGTGTACAGCAcagtgtgcagagtgtgtgctctgtgaggtgACAGCACAGGCTGGTGAAGGACCTTACAATGTAGCAGGACACTGATGGATGGATGGAAtggagaggaagtgtgtgtgtgtgtgtgggtgtgtattgTTTTGAGCAGCAAAGCAGTTAAGCATGTCTGTgtggaataaataaaacagagacTAGCACAGATACATATATTCAAAGTAAATGGTTCCTACTGAGTTAATGGAACCTACGTGCTGCTGCAGAAGACTTCTTGTGTGTCTTGTCCAGATATGTGAGGCTATCCTGGCTTCAGGGGAGAATCTGTCCAAGAAACGCCGGTACCAAGAGAAGACTCCCTTACTGTATGAATGGTACCAGGAGTACTATGTGGGTGCTGCTCACGGCCTCACGGGAATCTACTACTTCCTCATGCAGGTAAATTTCATCAGCTCACGCGTAAGCCTTTTTTCCAACTGGGTAAACTTCAAGTCACATTTAGCTACGTTTATAAATcgcttttcccttttttgcagATAGTGAGGCAGGCTGATTTTTGGTTTTTCTCCTTTATAAATGTCACGGTTCGGATATCCACTTTTGCTTACTCTCTGGCACATCCTCTCTGGTTGTTTCCAGCCTGGCTTTGGGGTGGGTGAGGAGAGGTTACTAATGCTAGTGAAACCCAGCGTGGACTTCGTATGCCAGCTGAAGTTCCCGTCGGGCAACTTCCCGCCCTGCATCGGGGATTCGCGCGACCTGTTGGTGCACTGGTGCCACGGCTCTCCTGGGGTCATCTACATGCTTCTGCAGGCCCACAAGGTACACAAAGCCAACCCAGAGCATtagaatacattacaaaatggCTGTTGAAGCATCAGCAATTCTCCCAGGAATGGACTGATACAgtgctttctgttttatttttacagttcagTGACACCCTCTAGTGGTCACATAGGTGAAGCTTTCTTGGTTACACCCTGTACGGAGGGGTAGAGCCGATACTGGTTACACAGCAAGGGGAGCAAGCAGTTGTTTTGGGCCCAAAATGAAGTTGTACAaatattctaaaaatattttgttgctgTACCCACAACAACGATGCAACAAAACTAGCAGTATCTGATATAATCCTGTAATAAATTAAAGTGATGGTTTGTAGAGTATATTTATTCCTCCTGGACAAGAGTGTGTGCCAAAAGAATTTTGGTTTCCAGTTCTGCAATTGTAATGATTTGATCCGGTCAAGTCAAGGGCGGGTGTTTGCACATGCATTTATCATCACATAGGAGGAAGAAGAACCAATGGAAGCATTCAAGCTCAAAGGTAACCTTCAGAGCAAAGAGGGCTGTGTCTatgaaaacaatgacagaaCAAATCTCTTTTACTCTATGTAACATTTACCATCGTTGGTAGAGACAAGAAAAGAGTCtacataatatacataatgTGGAAACCGTTGGAACATCTTTTCAGTTGTTTCTAGAGCAGTACTGTCTGTTTATCTATGTTGCATAACTTACTGGCAACATAAATGCATGCTTTGTCAGCTACtgcttttaataattttttttttggaactaATGAAGATCTCTGCCAACTTAATGACCGTTCACATGCTTTCAGTAGTGAGACAATCTGATCTGTCTGCATGGATAGTAAAACTTTCAATATCTGAGTCTTACACAAGGTCAATATATGCATACACTTTTGAATAATCAGACCTGAATGTATATTCTTGCATTTACATTGATTAGTGAAGCTCACAAGCTATGACAGTGAggtagagcagtgtttctcaatcccactcctggagcccccctgtcctgcatatcttctgtctatccttgctccagacacacctgattgaaattagtgtgattaacatgctctatcaggtgtgctcagctaaccaaaagtgccactgatgagttcagtaaggtaggtagagcagggaaagatggaaaacgtgcagagcaggggccccccaggagcaggattgagaatcagtgaggTAGAGTTACTTATCCTTTCGCCCTGCCCCTCTTAATACGCAGGATGTAAATGGCCCTTCCTTCCCTGCAGGTGTACGGTGAGGAGCAGTACCTTATATATGCGCTGCAGTGCGGGGAGGTGATCTGGCAGCGCGGCCTGCTCAAAAAGGGCTACGGCCTGTGCCATGGTGCGGCTGGCAACGCCTACGGCTTCCTGGCCCTCTACAAGCACACCCGCGACCCCAAGTACCTGTACAGGGCCTGCAAGGTGAGAGAGGGACGCAGATCACACATCCTgtccagctgtgctgtgtctaACCCTGGCTTCTGTGGACGCCCTTCTAAAGGATAAATGCCATGAaagtggacttttttttttttttttttttttttttagagaatcCGGATAAATTTCTCCCATATCCATTGTCTAAACTGTACTCAAATAGCCAACTAGAATTAAACCTGGTACGTTTTCCAGTCTCTACCAGCCATTTTATGTTGCCTCAAATAtctcatctctccctttctaaAACTAGTactgggaattctgggaattgTAGTCTGCGACGTAAGTGGCCGTTTCTGTCAACCAGGCGCACTTGTTTATAAACAGTGAGTAGCAAATTGCTGCAGTTCTGATTGGATGACAGTTACATTTGAACACGGGTCCATCATATCACTatgcctctgtgtttgtgaatagTGTTTACTGCGTTAATGATAGGGTGGCAGTTGTTAAGTGGCAGTTTACTGCTCGGCACGTTGGCTTTTCAGTGTTTCACCATTCCAGAAGCACTGACCACGCCACTGGCCGTAGTCCGCTATTGGACAGGAGCCAATTGCATAACTGGAGAGCATACTAACCTGTAATATGCAAAAGCATTTCATCAGCACTGATTGGCAGCCTGCAGGCTCATGTCCGTAGGAGTTGGCATCATCGTGGATGCATCTCATCTTACAGTCATTTCAGAGGGCATCCACACTGGCTCGACTCCCATGAACAATTTTGAAAGAGCTCCAGCCATTGACGAGAGGCTAAAAATAAATCAGGCCATCCCTGCCAAGGTCCCCATATACTTATTCCTCACTCCAGCAGCGCTGGTTGGCATATTTTTCAAAGTGAGTGCTTAATGATATTTTGAGACTTTTCCTTATTTTGTAGTTCGCAGAGTGGTGCATGGACTATGGCAAACATGGCTGCCGGACACCTGAcacacctttctctctctttgaagGTACAGTAAGGGGACGGGGCTCTAAATTAACAGTATGACAGCCATACAAGGTTATATAGCGCTAGTCACAACTTCAGAAGACCAAAAGTCACCAGCTCTTTCTGTCAAGCTGTCCAGCTTTTTTCTGTCCAGTTAGTGTTGAAGTATTTCAGTTATTAACACAACCAATAATAGAAGTAAACATAGGATCCTATAAATGTTTCAATACACATAACACAGCGTTACCAATACACATAACATAAAACCATGAATTTTGTGGGTAGGCAGTTCTTTAATCCCACTTTGCTGGGAGCTTGAGTCCCTTTCCCTTGGCCTCTGCAGTGATGTCTGTTCCACCTGTCCCTCCACAGGCATGGCTGGCACCATCTACTTCCTGGCTGACCTGCTGCAGCCCCTGAGGTCAAAGTTTCCCGCCTTCGAGATGTAAAGCCGCCTTCCACCGGCGCCGCCCTTGTGGTGAAACCCGCCCCCctgcctgcctccctgtctcGGCCAAAGTTCACCAGTTTGTCATCCTAACAGAAGACTGAGAAGTGGGgctgaagcccccccccccggcccccccccccccacctgtgATGAGGGAAGGTGTAGTTCAGCTGTAGTGGATGGCATCACAGAGCGCTGCAGTGCTTTCTCGGTGTGGTGTCCCTGCTGATGCTGCTCTGGCTAGCATAGCCCTGCGGAGAGTGTCTGTCTCCTTTTGCCCGTCAGTCTGCATGCTTATGCTCTGCTCAAGGTGTCACATGCACTATCGCAAGTATTCTTATTGCATTGACGCTGTAAGTCTTACTGAGCAGAAGGTGTCTGTTGGTTATATAAAAATCATCAATATTGAAAAGATTAATACTTAAAATCGAAATAGCAATGGAAGGAGGCAGAGTCATTAATGATGGCTTCAAAAGGTAGGTGATGGGAAAATCCTGCAAAGTACTTTTCATGGTGATGTTACGTAGGGATCATAACGGTGGTCCCATTATGATACATTGTGTTTTCATGGCACATTCATTATATGCCCAT
Protein-coding regions in this window:
- the lancl1 gene encoding glutathione S-transferase LANCL1, translating into METRALKNPYTDYDGTPACTQYLFDPHGKLTAEFAGRLSSKISELLSHMEHGLKSADPRDCSGYTGWAGIALLYLHLSNVFGEPSFLQRALDYVSRSLQCLTRRWVTFLCGDAGPLAVAAVVYHRLQRRQEADECLSRLLQLHRSVVKGEGSLPDELLYGRIGYLSSLVFVNQQFEEEKIPMQYIQLICEAILASGENLSKKRRYQEKTPLLYEWYQEYYVGAAHGLTGIYYFLMQPGFGVGEERLLMLVKPSVDFVCQLKFPSGNFPPCIGDSRDLLVHWCHGSPGVIYMLLQAHKVYGEEQYLIYALQCGEVIWQRGLLKKGYGLCHGAAGNAYGFLALYKHTRDPKYLYRACKFAEWCMDYGKHGCRTPDTPFSLFEGMAGTIYFLADLLQPLRSKFPAFEM